A part of Maridesulfovibrio hydrothermalis AM13 = DSM 14728 genomic DNA contains:
- the ettA gene encoding energy-dependent translational throttle protein EttA, whose translation MSNEPDKIIYSMVRVSKFYDKKPILKDISLSYFYGAKIGVLGLNGSGKSSLLKILAGVDESFEGETHVSPGYTIGYLEQEPLVDENRTVREVVEEGAADVVALVNEFNEINAQFAEPMEPEEMDALLERQASVQEKMDHCGAWDLDSRLEMAMDALRCPPGDTPVSVISGGEKRRVALCRLLLQEPDILLLDEPTNHLDAESVAWLERHLQNYAGTIIAVTHDRYFLDNVAGWILELDRGKGIPWKGNYSSWLEQKEKRLANEARSDEKRRKTLARELEWIRMSPKGRRSKSKARITAYESLANQQSDEYSKELELYIPPGPRLGKQVIELKGVTKQAGDKLLLENTSFIIPAGAIVGIIGPNGAGKTTLFKMITGQEQPDGGTVEVGETVMITHVDQHRDALDPDKSVYDVISGGNEFVKLGDREINARAYVGKFNLTGSEQQKKCSVLSGGERNRVHLALMLQEGGNVLLLDEPTNDLDVNTMRALEEGLNNFGGCVLVISHDRWFLDRIATHILAFEGDSSAYWYEGSYSEYEEDRKKRLGKDADQPHRIKYRKMTR comes from the coding sequence ATGAGTAATGAACCTGATAAGATCATTTATTCTATGGTCAGGGTCAGTAAATTTTATGATAAGAAGCCTATTCTTAAAGATATTTCTCTTTCATATTTTTACGGAGCCAAAATCGGCGTACTTGGACTTAACGGGTCCGGTAAAAGTTCGCTGCTGAAAATCCTTGCCGGAGTTGATGAAAGCTTCGAGGGTGAAACACATGTTTCTCCCGGCTACACAATCGGCTACCTTGAGCAGGAGCCTCTTGTTGATGAGAACCGTACTGTACGCGAAGTAGTTGAAGAAGGAGCCGCTGATGTTGTTGCTCTGGTAAATGAGTTCAACGAAATCAACGCCCAGTTTGCTGAGCCTATGGAGCCGGAAGAAATGGATGCTCTGCTTGAGCGTCAGGCTTCGGTTCAGGAAAAAATGGACCATTGCGGTGCATGGGATCTTGATTCGCGCCTCGAAATGGCAATGGATGCCCTGCGCTGCCCCCCCGGAGATACACCGGTTTCCGTTATTTCCGGCGGTGAAAAACGCCGCGTAGCTCTTTGCCGTCTGCTGCTTCAAGAACCGGATATCCTGCTGCTTGACGAACCTACCAACCACCTTGACGCCGAGTCAGTGGCATGGCTTGAAAGACACCTGCAAAACTACGCAGGTACTATTATTGCCGTAACTCATGACCGCTATTTCCTTGACAACGTCGCCGGATGGATTCTCGAACTGGACAGAGGCAAAGGGATTCCCTGGAAGGGCAATTACTCCTCATGGCTGGAGCAGAAAGAAAAACGCCTTGCCAACGAAGCCAGATCTGATGAAAAACGCCGCAAAACTCTTGCCCGCGAGCTTGAGTGGATCCGCATGTCTCCGAAAGGAAGAAGATCCAAGAGCAAGGCCCGTATTACGGCATATGAATCGCTGGCAAACCAGCAGTCTGATGAATATTCAAAAGAGCTTGAACTGTACATCCCGCCGGGACCACGTCTCGGTAAGCAGGTTATCGAGCTTAAAGGTGTCACCAAGCAGGCCGGTGATAAACTGCTGCTTGAAAACACCAGCTTCATCATACCTGCCGGAGCTATTGTCGGCATTATCGGCCCCAACGGTGCAGGTAAGACTACTCTTTTCAAAATGATTACCGGTCAGGAACAGCCCGACGGCGGTACGGTTGAAGTAGGTGAAACAGTTATGATCACTCATGTCGACCAGCACCGTGACGCCCTTGATCCTGACAAAAGCGTCTACGATGTTATTTCCGGTGGAAATGAGTTTGTTAAGCTCGGCGACCGTGAAATTAACGCCCGGGCTTACGTAGGCAAGTTCAATCTGACCGGCTCCGAGCAGCAGAAAAAATGCTCCGTCCTGTCCGGTGGTGAACGCAACCGTGTTCATCTCGCGCTCATGTTGCAGGAAGGCGGAAATGTGCTGCTTCTCGATGAACCGACCAACGACCTTGACGTCAACACCATGCGTGCACTCGAAGAAGGACTCAACAACTTCGGCGGCTGCGTACTGGTTATCAGTCATGACCGCTGGTTCCTTGACCGCATTGCCACGCACATTCTGGCCTTCGAAGGCGACTCTTCCGCTTACTGGTACGAAGGGTCATACTCCGAATACGAAGAAGATCGCAAAAAACGTCTGGGCAAAGATGCTGACCAGCCGCATCGTATTAAATACCGCAAGATGACCAGATAG
- a CDS encoding GGDEF domain-containing protein: MGKLNWLGEFEDPKVEKAFQCEKWPSVRGRLLFLYFITIASYIGGAYSDFFDLGAGDGFKMLFSARTTVCMFGFFAFLLLLANRLKHNTQYVLMFLSMFLFILVESLELWVKFSVVGSLSVPATVFMVLAYYILLPPRVVYSLFAGLCGSSLYLFTLATLVPVTTGTFANSALYFFFANAFGIFFLATFGVSLRREYAARSDLEKLIKYDELTGAYSRRRVLEAGNNIFKSSRRFNNSLTVLMMDIDNFKKVNDDYGHHAGDEVLRETSRRCRSVLREVDHFGRLGGEEFVIILPQSNLHQGIRVAERLRNKVCESGISIGGSKLPVSISIGAAEMRSHDDFSKLLQDADVQLYRAKKCGRNQVSPPALRLIGSRRLKISFIPEQRNEQKEL; this comes from the coding sequence GTGGGAAAACTGAATTGGTTAGGAGAATTTGAAGATCCGAAAGTGGAGAAGGCATTTCAGTGTGAAAAATGGCCTTCGGTTCGGGGGCGGCTGCTGTTTTTATATTTCATAACGATAGCGTCATATATTGGCGGTGCATATAGCGATTTTTTTGATCTGGGAGCTGGGGACGGCTTCAAGATGTTGTTTTCAGCCAGAACGACTGTTTGCATGTTTGGTTTTTTTGCTTTTCTTTTGCTGCTGGCAAACAGGCTAAAGCATAATACTCAATATGTATTAATGTTCCTCAGTATGTTCCTATTTATTTTAGTTGAATCATTGGAACTGTGGGTTAAATTTTCGGTAGTTGGTTCTCTTAGTGTACCGGCTACAGTGTTTATGGTTTTGGCTTATTATATTCTGCTGCCACCGCGTGTGGTTTATTCTTTGTTTGCCGGCCTATGCGGTTCCTCATTATATTTGTTTACATTGGCCACGCTGGTTCCTGTTACCACTGGGACTTTTGCTAATTCTGCCTTATATTTCTTTTTTGCAAATGCTTTCGGGATATTCTTTCTGGCGACATTCGGGGTGTCCCTCCGGCGGGAATATGCAGCGCGCAGTGATTTGGAAAAACTTATTAAATATGACGAACTTACCGGGGCTTACAGCCGCCGCAGAGTCCTTGAAGCTGGAAATAATATATTTAAGTCCTCACGCCGTTTCAACAACAGCCTTACAGTTCTTATGATGGACATTGATAATTTCAAAAAGGTTAATGATGATTACGGGCATCATGCTGGAGATGAGGTTCTCAGAGAAACATCCAGACGGTGCAGGAGTGTTTTACGTGAGGTTGATCATTTCGGCCGTCTCGGCGGTGAAGAATTTGTAATCATTCTTCCTCAGTCTAATTTGCATCAGGGTATTCGTGTTGCTGAAAGGCTGCGAAATAAAGTATGTGAATCCGGCATTTCTATAGGTGGGAGCAAGCTGCCTGTCTCAATAAGTATCGGAGCAGCTGAAATGCGTTCCCATGATGACTTTTCAAAGCTGCTGCAGGATGCGGATGTCCAGCTTTATAGAGCGAAGAAATGCGGACGCAATCAGGTCAGCCCTCCAGCTTTACGGCTCATCGGAAGCAGGCGTTTAAAAATAAGTTTCATCCCCGAACAAAGAAATGAGCAGAAAGAGTTGTAA